One region of Nothobranchius furzeri strain GRZ-AD chromosome 16, NfurGRZ-RIMD1, whole genome shotgun sequence genomic DNA includes:
- the patl2 gene encoding protein PAT1 homolog 2 isoform X3 codes for MCSKRSPNHTMGDSEQQQEAERVCDAPWPENGDDWSDAENETGMDCELLQAMAEEDEDINVYNEETFGMDLDTNGPTDGVPFGEPLLATPPPEPDPKPPSLPSLPSTPPTQKPPFLLRSAPWQRGRGRRGVLDRGRMFEDPAVMRVVEGRPSLMSLDSAIVDCGHALYRNTFQENDDAIVCVIGHRGRGQHMNSNFMDVPCPISSYGGRRGVLRGSYSRRYFGQRVPQMHEPMMPRSPIFSRQPLTPRQHFNQMGNFVFPPNHPCHSTAQPLSPKIMQLRFGANSPGHSPFYSPSTNPVEPFSRCPGPVTRLHPQHKRLLSQKPRIFQRKSEGWDPCCNLMTTKEKEWITRLQMIQLQSENPYLEDYYYQEYYRRIEAKMAEEELGIRNKKEPPKLTTPYITKTDTYTPVVHIEGSLGQVAVSTCYSPRRAISAVHAVQAHCPEEHKDTRQQRLEILCKIEKLFIALLEVEEMERMKTTVLSEAEERRLMEKSQRKVECIYSQLQHHNSTASGEEFLPFLVVSKGKKLLARLLPFLKLDAALTVLHVVTSNLPMLMSRDTEEALPVLYPPLRNVICVLTFNQLITVLKDLTSSESPSTFECLSLACQNKFGLSLLYALLSHGEKLLSSGVPLEPSIGDFETWTDIIFQVAAQLSQCSLVEPLLLPSNLLTLFCRYLDKRTVHQLKSNMESATGFLALPS; via the exons ATGTGTAGTAAGCGTTCCCCAAATCACACGATGGGTGACTCAGAACAGCAACAA GAAGCAGAGAGAGTGTGTGATGCTCCGTGGCCTGAGAACGGAGACGACTGGAGTGATGCAGAGAATGAGACCGGTATGGACTGTGAGCTCCTGCAGGCCAtggcagaggaggacgaggacatCAACGTCTACAACGAGGAGACGTTTGGGATGG ATCTAGACACGAATGGGCCGACAGACGGCGTTCCATTTGGAGAGCCTCTTCTTGCAACGCCACCACCAGAACCAGACCCCAAACCTCCATCCCTCCCTAGCCTCCCCTCAACCCCTCCCACCCAGAAGCCTCCATTTCTGCTCAGATCTGCGCCGTGGCAGCGCGGCAGGGGCCGAAGGGGGGTCCTGGATAGGGGCCGGATGTTTGAAGACCCAGCTGTGATGAGGGTGGTAGAGGGCCGGCCAAGCCTCATG AGTCTGGACAGCGCTATAGTAGACTGCGGTCACGCTCTTTACCGAAACACCTTTCAGGAGAAT GACGATGCCATAGTGTGTGTGATTGGTCACAGAGGCAGAGGTCAGCACATGAACTCTAATTTCATGGATGTACCCTGTCCCATCTCCTCATATGGAGGAAGGAGAGGGGTACTCAGAGGATCCTACTCCAGAAGATATTTTGGCCAAAGAGTGCCTCAG ATGCATGAGCCCATGATGCCAAGATCACCAATCTTCTCACGTCAACCTCTAACCCCTCGACAGCATTTCAACCAG ATGGGGAACTTCGTGTTTCCTCCAAACCACCCCTGCCACTCCACTGCTCAGCCATTATCCCCAAAGATAATGCAGCTTCGTTTTGGTGCAAACTCACCAGGGCACTCCCCATTTTACAGCCCCTCCACTAACCCTGTGGAGCCGTTCAG CAGGTGCCCTGGTCCAGTCACAAGGCTACATCCTCAACATAAACGACTACTCAGTCAAAAACCACGCATTTTCCAAAG GAAGTCCGAAGGCTGGGACCCCTGCTGTAATCTCATGACCACTAAAGAGAAGGAGTGGATCACCCGGCTGCAGATGATTCAGCTGCAGAGTGAGAACCCATATCTTGAGGACTACTACTACCAG GAGTATTACCGCCGTATAGAAGCCAAGATGGCCGAAGAAGAGCTGGGCATCAGGAACAAGAAAGAGCCGCCGAAGCTCACCACCCCTTACATCACAAAAACTGACACCTACACACCAG TTGTTCATATCGAAGGCTCTTTAGGTCAAGTTGCTGTGTCCACCTGTTACTCTCCTCGCCGTGCCATCAGCGCAGTCCATGCGGTCCAGGCTCATTGTCCTGAG GAACATAAAGACACCAGACAACAACGACTGGAGATTCTCTGCAAAATAGAAAAG CTGTTCATAGCTTTGCTGGAAGTGGAGGAAATGGAGAGAATGAAAACCACAGTTTTATCTGAAGCAGAAGAAAGAAGACTGATGGAGAAATCCCAGAGGAAGGTGGAGTGCATCTACTCCCAGCTGCAGCATCACAACTCAAC TGCTTCAGGAGAAGAGTTTCTTCCATTCCTGGTTGTCTCAAAAGGAAAAAAGCTTCTTGCCCGCCTGCTCCCGTTTCTGAAGCTAGATGCAGCTCTGACGGTCCTGCACGTTGTGACCTCTAACCTTCCTATGTTGATGAGTAGAGACACAGAGGAG GCTCTTCCAGTCCTCTATCCACCTCTTCGTAATGTGATCTGTGTTTTGACATTCAATCAGCTCATTACTGTCCTCAAAGATCTGACTTCTTCAGAGTCCCCTTCAACATTTGAGTGCCTCTCACTGGCATGTCAGAACAAG TTTGGACTGTCCTTGTTGTATGCTCTCCTGTCTCACGGAGAGAAGCTGCTTTCCTCAGGAGTTCCTCTGGAGCCCAGCATTGGAGACTTTGAGACCTG GACTGACATAATCTTCCAGGTGGCTGCACAGTTGTCCCAGTGCTCACTGGTGGAGCCTCTCCTGCTGCCATCTAACCTTCTCACTCTCTTCTGTCGATACCTCGACAAGCGCACCGTGCATCAGCTAAAAAGCAATATGGA GTCTGCAACTGGGTTCCTGGCTCTTCCATCTTGA
- the patl2 gene encoding protein PAT1 homolog 2 isoform X2: MCSKRSPNHTMGDSEQQQEAERVCDAPWPENGDDWSDAENETGMDCELLQAMAEEDEDINVYNEETFGMDLDTNGPTDGVPFGEPLLATPPPEPDPKPPSLPSLPSTPPTQKPPFLLRSAPWQRGRGRRGVLDRGRMFEDPAVMRVVEGRPSLMSLDSAIVDCGHALYRNTFQENRMMPAYKKTSVSGSMLQDDAIVCVIGHRGRGQHMNSNFMDVPCPISSYGGRRGVLRGSYSRRYFGQRVPQMHEPMMPRSPIFSRQPLTPRQHFNQMGNFVFPPNHPCHSTAQPLSPKIMQLRFGANSPGHSPFYSPSTNPVEPFRCPGPVTRLHPQHKRLLSQKPRIFQRKSEGWDPCCNLMTTKEKEWITRLQMIQLQSENPYLEDYYYQEYYRRIEAKMAEEELGIRNKKEPPKLTTPYITKTDTYTPVVHIEGSLGQVAVSTCYSPRRAISAVHAVQAHCPEEHKDTRQQRLEILCKIEKLFIALLEVEEMERMKTTVLSEAEERRLMEKSQRKVECIYSQLQHHNSTASGEEFLPFLVVSKGKKLLARLLPFLKLDAALTVLHVVTSNLPMLMSRDTEEALPVLYPPLRNVICVLTFNQLITVLKDLTSSESPSTFECLSLACQNKFGLSLLYALLSHGEKLLSSGVPLEPSIGDFETWTDIIFQVAAQLSQCSLVEPLLLPSNLLTLFCRYLDKRTVHQLKSNMESATGFLALPS; encoded by the exons ATGTGTAGTAAGCGTTCCCCAAATCACACGATGGGTGACTCAGAACAGCAACAA GAAGCAGAGAGAGTGTGTGATGCTCCGTGGCCTGAGAACGGAGACGACTGGAGTGATGCAGAGAATGAGACCGGTATGGACTGTGAGCTCCTGCAGGCCAtggcagaggaggacgaggacatCAACGTCTACAACGAGGAGACGTTTGGGATGG ATCTAGACACGAATGGGCCGACAGACGGCGTTCCATTTGGAGAGCCTCTTCTTGCAACGCCACCACCAGAACCAGACCCCAAACCTCCATCCCTCCCTAGCCTCCCCTCAACCCCTCCCACCCAGAAGCCTCCATTTCTGCTCAGATCTGCGCCGTGGCAGCGCGGCAGGGGCCGAAGGGGGGTCCTGGATAGGGGCCGGATGTTTGAAGACCCAGCTGTGATGAGGGTGGTAGAGGGCCGGCCAAGCCTCATG AGTCTGGACAGCGCTATAGTAGACTGCGGTCACGCTCTTTACCGAAACACCTTTCAGGAGAAT AGAATGATGCCTGCTTACAAAAAAACCTCTGTCTCAGGATCAATGCTTCAG GACGATGCCATAGTGTGTGTGATTGGTCACAGAGGCAGAGGTCAGCACATGAACTCTAATTTCATGGATGTACCCTGTCCCATCTCCTCATATGGAGGAAGGAGAGGGGTACTCAGAGGATCCTACTCCAGAAGATATTTTGGCCAAAGAGTGCCTCAG ATGCATGAGCCCATGATGCCAAGATCACCAATCTTCTCACGTCAACCTCTAACCCCTCGACAGCATTTCAACCAG ATGGGGAACTTCGTGTTTCCTCCAAACCACCCCTGCCACTCCACTGCTCAGCCATTATCCCCAAAGATAATGCAGCTTCGTTTTGGTGCAAACTCACCAGGGCACTCCCCATTTTACAGCCCCTCCACTAACCCTGTGGAGCCGTTCAG GTGCCCTGGTCCAGTCACAAGGCTACATCCTCAACATAAACGACTACTCAGTCAAAAACCACGCATTTTCCAAAG GAAGTCCGAAGGCTGGGACCCCTGCTGTAATCTCATGACCACTAAAGAGAAGGAGTGGATCACCCGGCTGCAGATGATTCAGCTGCAGAGTGAGAACCCATATCTTGAGGACTACTACTACCAG GAGTATTACCGCCGTATAGAAGCCAAGATGGCCGAAGAAGAGCTGGGCATCAGGAACAAGAAAGAGCCGCCGAAGCTCACCACCCCTTACATCACAAAAACTGACACCTACACACCAG TTGTTCATATCGAAGGCTCTTTAGGTCAAGTTGCTGTGTCCACCTGTTACTCTCCTCGCCGTGCCATCAGCGCAGTCCATGCGGTCCAGGCTCATTGTCCTGAG GAACATAAAGACACCAGACAACAACGACTGGAGATTCTCTGCAAAATAGAAAAG CTGTTCATAGCTTTGCTGGAAGTGGAGGAAATGGAGAGAATGAAAACCACAGTTTTATCTGAAGCAGAAGAAAGAAGACTGATGGAGAAATCCCAGAGGAAGGTGGAGTGCATCTACTCCCAGCTGCAGCATCACAACTCAAC TGCTTCAGGAGAAGAGTTTCTTCCATTCCTGGTTGTCTCAAAAGGAAAAAAGCTTCTTGCCCGCCTGCTCCCGTTTCTGAAGCTAGATGCAGCTCTGACGGTCCTGCACGTTGTGACCTCTAACCTTCCTATGTTGATGAGTAGAGACACAGAGGAG GCTCTTCCAGTCCTCTATCCACCTCTTCGTAATGTGATCTGTGTTTTGACATTCAATCAGCTCATTACTGTCCTCAAAGATCTGACTTCTTCAGAGTCCCCTTCAACATTTGAGTGCCTCTCACTGGCATGTCAGAACAAG TTTGGACTGTCCTTGTTGTATGCTCTCCTGTCTCACGGAGAGAAGCTGCTTTCCTCAGGAGTTCCTCTGGAGCCCAGCATTGGAGACTTTGAGACCTG GACTGACATAATCTTCCAGGTGGCTGCACAGTTGTCCCAGTGCTCACTGGTGGAGCCTCTCCTGCTGCCATCTAACCTTCTCACTCTCTTCTGTCGATACCTCGACAAGCGCACCGTGCATCAGCTAAAAAGCAATATGGA GTCTGCAACTGGGTTCCTGGCTCTTCCATCTTGA
- the patl2 gene encoding protein PAT1 homolog 2 isoform X1 — MCSKRSPNHTMGDSEQQQEAERVCDAPWPENGDDWSDAENETGMDCELLQAMAEEDEDINVYNEETFGMDLDTNGPTDGVPFGEPLLATPPPEPDPKPPSLPSLPSTPPTQKPPFLLRSAPWQRGRGRRGVLDRGRMFEDPAVMRVVEGRPSLMSLDSAIVDCGHALYRNTFQENRMMPAYKKTSVSGSMLQDDAIVCVIGHRGRGQHMNSNFMDVPCPISSYGGRRGVLRGSYSRRYFGQRVPQMHEPMMPRSPIFSRQPLTPRQHFNQMGNFVFPPNHPCHSTAQPLSPKIMQLRFGANSPGHSPFYSPSTNPVEPFSRCPGPVTRLHPQHKRLLSQKPRIFQRKSEGWDPCCNLMTTKEKEWITRLQMIQLQSENPYLEDYYYQEYYRRIEAKMAEEELGIRNKKEPPKLTTPYITKTDTYTPVVHIEGSLGQVAVSTCYSPRRAISAVHAVQAHCPEEHKDTRQQRLEILCKIEKLFIALLEVEEMERMKTTVLSEAEERRLMEKSQRKVECIYSQLQHHNSTASGEEFLPFLVVSKGKKLLARLLPFLKLDAALTVLHVVTSNLPMLMSRDTEEALPVLYPPLRNVICVLTFNQLITVLKDLTSSESPSTFECLSLACQNKFGLSLLYALLSHGEKLLSSGVPLEPSIGDFETWTDIIFQVAAQLSQCSLVEPLLLPSNLLTLFCRYLDKRTVHQLKSNMESATGFLALPS; from the exons ATGTGTAGTAAGCGTTCCCCAAATCACACGATGGGTGACTCAGAACAGCAACAA GAAGCAGAGAGAGTGTGTGATGCTCCGTGGCCTGAGAACGGAGACGACTGGAGTGATGCAGAGAATGAGACCGGTATGGACTGTGAGCTCCTGCAGGCCAtggcagaggaggacgaggacatCAACGTCTACAACGAGGAGACGTTTGGGATGG ATCTAGACACGAATGGGCCGACAGACGGCGTTCCATTTGGAGAGCCTCTTCTTGCAACGCCACCACCAGAACCAGACCCCAAACCTCCATCCCTCCCTAGCCTCCCCTCAACCCCTCCCACCCAGAAGCCTCCATTTCTGCTCAGATCTGCGCCGTGGCAGCGCGGCAGGGGCCGAAGGGGGGTCCTGGATAGGGGCCGGATGTTTGAAGACCCAGCTGTGATGAGGGTGGTAGAGGGCCGGCCAAGCCTCATG AGTCTGGACAGCGCTATAGTAGACTGCGGTCACGCTCTTTACCGAAACACCTTTCAGGAGAAT AGAATGATGCCTGCTTACAAAAAAACCTCTGTCTCAGGATCAATGCTTCAG GACGATGCCATAGTGTGTGTGATTGGTCACAGAGGCAGAGGTCAGCACATGAACTCTAATTTCATGGATGTACCCTGTCCCATCTCCTCATATGGAGGAAGGAGAGGGGTACTCAGAGGATCCTACTCCAGAAGATATTTTGGCCAAAGAGTGCCTCAG ATGCATGAGCCCATGATGCCAAGATCACCAATCTTCTCACGTCAACCTCTAACCCCTCGACAGCATTTCAACCAG ATGGGGAACTTCGTGTTTCCTCCAAACCACCCCTGCCACTCCACTGCTCAGCCATTATCCCCAAAGATAATGCAGCTTCGTTTTGGTGCAAACTCACCAGGGCACTCCCCATTTTACAGCCCCTCCACTAACCCTGTGGAGCCGTTCAG CAGGTGCCCTGGTCCAGTCACAAGGCTACATCCTCAACATAAACGACTACTCAGTCAAAAACCACGCATTTTCCAAAG GAAGTCCGAAGGCTGGGACCCCTGCTGTAATCTCATGACCACTAAAGAGAAGGAGTGGATCACCCGGCTGCAGATGATTCAGCTGCAGAGTGAGAACCCATATCTTGAGGACTACTACTACCAG GAGTATTACCGCCGTATAGAAGCCAAGATGGCCGAAGAAGAGCTGGGCATCAGGAACAAGAAAGAGCCGCCGAAGCTCACCACCCCTTACATCACAAAAACTGACACCTACACACCAG TTGTTCATATCGAAGGCTCTTTAGGTCAAGTTGCTGTGTCCACCTGTTACTCTCCTCGCCGTGCCATCAGCGCAGTCCATGCGGTCCAGGCTCATTGTCCTGAG GAACATAAAGACACCAGACAACAACGACTGGAGATTCTCTGCAAAATAGAAAAG CTGTTCATAGCTTTGCTGGAAGTGGAGGAAATGGAGAGAATGAAAACCACAGTTTTATCTGAAGCAGAAGAAAGAAGACTGATGGAGAAATCCCAGAGGAAGGTGGAGTGCATCTACTCCCAGCTGCAGCATCACAACTCAAC TGCTTCAGGAGAAGAGTTTCTTCCATTCCTGGTTGTCTCAAAAGGAAAAAAGCTTCTTGCCCGCCTGCTCCCGTTTCTGAAGCTAGATGCAGCTCTGACGGTCCTGCACGTTGTGACCTCTAACCTTCCTATGTTGATGAGTAGAGACACAGAGGAG GCTCTTCCAGTCCTCTATCCACCTCTTCGTAATGTGATCTGTGTTTTGACATTCAATCAGCTCATTACTGTCCTCAAAGATCTGACTTCTTCAGAGTCCCCTTCAACATTTGAGTGCCTCTCACTGGCATGTCAGAACAAG TTTGGACTGTCCTTGTTGTATGCTCTCCTGTCTCACGGAGAGAAGCTGCTTTCCTCAGGAGTTCCTCTGGAGCCCAGCATTGGAGACTTTGAGACCTG GACTGACATAATCTTCCAGGTGGCTGCACAGTTGTCCCAGTGCTCACTGGTGGAGCCTCTCCTGCTGCCATCTAACCTTCTCACTCTCTTCTGTCGATACCTCGACAAGCGCACCGTGCATCAGCTAAAAAGCAATATGGA GTCTGCAACTGGGTTCCTGGCTCTTCCATCTTGA